In Solanum pennellii chromosome 3, SPENNV200, a single window of DNA contains:
- the LOC114076390 gene encoding uncharacterized protein LOC114076390, translating to MAQSRQKSYADRKIRDLEFMVGERVLLKVSPMKGVMRFGKKGKLSPRYIGPFEIVERIGEVAYQLALPPGLSSIHPVFHISMLKKYHQGGAHVIQWDSVLLDQNLTFEEEPVTILDRQIRKLRSKEIASVKIEWKHRLVEEATWETEADMRSKYPHLFERSG from the coding sequence ATGGCTCAGAGTAGGCAAAAGAGTTATGCAGATCGAAAGATTCGTGAtttagagtttatggttggagagAGGGTTTTattgaaagtttcacccatgaagggtgtgatgagatttggaaagaagggcaagttgagtccaaggtatattggtcctttcgAGATTGTGGAGCGTATTGGTGAGGTGGCGTATCAGTTGGCTTTGCCACCTGGTTTGTCAAGTATCCATCCTGTATTTCATATTTCGATGCTAAAGAAGTATCATCAGGGTGGTGCTCATGTGATTCAATGGGATTCCGTGTTACTTGATCAGAATTTGACTtttgaggaggagccggttacCATTTTGGATAGGCAAATTCGGAAGCTAAGGtccaaggagattgcttcagtaAAGATTGAATGGAAGCATCGTCTAGTGGAGGAGGCTACATGGGAGACAGAGGCAGACATGAGGAGtaaatatcctcatctttttgagcgTTCAGGTTAG